The sequence GTCGAAAGGTCACGCACCGACATGGACTTCTGGCACTGGGTACTCGTTCTGCTCTGGTGGTTCCTCTTCTTCGCCTACCTGATCATCCTCTTCCAGATCCTGGGCGACCTGTTCCGTGACCGCGACCTCGGCGGCTGGGGCAAGGCGGCCTGGATCGTCGGCCTGATCCTCCTGCCCTTCCTCACCGCCCTGATCTACGTGATCGCGCGCGGCCGGGGCATGGCGGAGCGCCAGGTCGCCGCGGTCCAGCAGGCGAAGGCGGACACGGACACCTACATCCGCGAGGTCGCGGGCAAGTCGCCTGCGGACCACATCGCCGACGCGAAGGCGCTCCTGGACTCGGGCGCCATCAACCAGGCGGAGTTCGAGCAGCTCAAGGCGAAGGCGCTCGCCTGAGCCTTCCGCTCGTCGGGACGGGCCGGTCACCTCACGGTGACCGGCCCGTCCTGCGTCCGTGCCCTGCTCTGCCGCCGCGCCGTGTCCGGCTGGGCGGGCTCGTCCGGCCCGCCGCGACCGCCGCTCTGCGACCTGCCGACCCGGTCCGGTCAGAGCTCGCCGGTGCGCTGCAGGTAGCGCATCGCGACCCAGCCGATGGGGATGCGCACCCAGAACGTGACGACGCGGAACAGCACCGCGATGGAGGTCGCGACACCAGGGTTGATGCCGGTCACGGCCGTCAGCGAGGCGGCCAGCGCCACCTCGATGGC is a genomic window of Cellulomonas fulva containing:
- a CDS encoding SHOCT domain-containing protein, giving the protein MDFWHWVLVLLWWFLFFAYLIILFQILGDLFRDRDLGGWGKAAWIVGLILLPFLTALIYVIARGRGMAERQVAAVQQAKADTDTYIREVAGKSPADHIADAKALLDSGAINQAEFEQLKAKALA